A region from the Brettanomyces bruxellensis chromosome 4, complete sequence genome encodes:
- the COX12 gene encoding Cytochrome c oxidase subunit 6B (BUSCO:EOG09265JVH), which yields MTEYKLQTPGFDARFPQQNQTKHCYQSYLDYHKCVALKGSDFEPCKVFWHTFQSLCPHDWVENWDDEREKGIFPGDLSIDQFKDKTEEKKE from the coding sequence ATGACCGAATACAAACTACAAACACCAGGTTTCGATGCTAGATTCCCCCAACAAAATCAAACCAAGCATTGCTATCAATCATACTTGGATTATCACAAATGCGTTGCTTTGAAAGGTAGTGATTTTGAGCCTTGCAAAGTGTTCTGGCACACTTTCCAGTCTCTATGCCCTCATGATTGGGTGGAGAACTGGGATgatgaaagagaaaagggAATTTTCCCGGGTGACTTGTCTATTGATCAATTTAAGGATAAGActgaagagaagaaggagtaA
- a CDS encoding uncharacterized protein (BUSCO:EOG09261DRB), giving the protein MVGQLKRARKNDTDKISVDITRKIHTKNVVTGGETDTLSSIHEIQSNNRINIKRQKVNCEKNTNDDEILQIDEDEDGVKSAIELGLINGMVDQSSDTNDTENSDTNDSTDNSSDSSQDDNNDKNSDDRFKTSAESLSIDFGMGAKTLLSNSKRGYVDVDVTTSSTVDPEGINYYNNNIVVGLRAGDCLMIKGKFKLIVQKGAITLNTIVFHADEKHVLEVEASSLSSLPVIRPTSAQNSQLVKNSQNKWIANFFSPKYMSVVKIENWFDGSNEIGMLYSQLKNIYCTKDDVNVKNGMHSNPYSFRPIKSSSEGEIGTTELEDWRYYRNALTSEIQEAHLSKKPTPHNILLLGGKNSGKSTFLRILLNHMVRKADLISVQQVAVLDIDPGQTEFSDPGCISVTIHRKPAFGSINSLKELSQKSEMPVPDIQEFVGFTSPQVQPQSFFRKLKRLIDNLPADCPVLVNTPGWIKGFGVQIFEELTRMMHITHLVLFTNSERPENDQYLLEGLQYDYLIRLQGFHLPSSVHTMKYSSSQIRNFKILSYFHYSIHTHHYDFTPLLSESPYRIPYSSLECGTQKPLAFISLLDGNSNVNAEDVDDFLVFQVVGMFTATKSHFSDLVSSLTDSVRKSGRLIQAKGLPNIAVECSQLLEGADMKYHGLALIHSIDRRSKSVNIYTPIDLSHISELVTEQDEKLVFVKGGLKYPVQEIFPEAMYREGDIDCSRIESGWIPRMAAKRHDLAGEAVMPLAGKEYDQTMAAGGGNKIFIACKNQQWGSQARSGKYFKRWRKREKKNFAPAIW; this is encoded by the exons ATGGTAGGACA GCTAAAAAGggcaagaaagaatgaTACGGACAAGATAAGTGTTGATATTACAAGAAAGATACATACCAAAAATGTGGTGACGGGTGGTGAAACAGATACATTGAGTTCAATACATGAGATACAATCAAATAATAGGATCAACATTAAGCGCCAAAAAGTAAATTGCGAAAAAAACAcgaatgatgatgagatcTTGCAAAtcgatgaagatgaggacGGGGTTAAGAGTGCGATTGAACTTGGATTGATAAATGGTATGGTAGACCAATCAAGTGATACAAATGATACTGAGAATTCCGACACAAATGATAGTACTGATAACAGTTCTGATAGTAGCCAAGAcgataataatgataagaACAGCGATGATAGATTCAAAACAAGCGCCGAATCGCTCAGTATTGATTTTGGGATGGGTGCGAAGACGCTTTTGTCAAACTCAAAGAGAGGATACGTTGATGTTGATGTGACTACTAGTTCAACTGTTGATCCAGAAGGTATAAATTACTATAACAATAATATAGTTGTTGGATTAAGAGCAGGGGACTGCCTTATGATAAAAGGTAAGTTCAAGCTGATCGTGCAAAAAGGTGCAATAACGTTAAATACAATCGTTTTTCATGCTGACGAAAAACATGTGTTGGAGGTGGAGGcatcttctctttcttctctcccGGTGATCCGACCAACATCAGCTCAAAATTCACAACTGGTAAAGAACAGCCAGAATAAATGGATTGCaaactttttctctcctAAGTACATGTCAGTGGTGAAGATAGAGAACTGGTTTGATGGAAGCAACGAGATTGGAATGCTGTACTCGCAATTGAAGAATATATACTGCACGAAAGATGATGTTAATGTCAAAAATGGCATGCACTCTAATCCGTACTCGTTTCGGCCTATTAAATCGTCTTCTGAGGGTGAAATCGGGACGACGGAACTCGAGGATTGGAGATACTATCGGAATGCGTTAACATCAGAGATACAGGAGGCACACCtttcaaaaaagccaaCACCACACAACATATTACTTCTAGGCGGTAAGAATTCCGGCAAGTCGACTTTTTTAAGAATATTACTTAATCATATGGTGCGAAAAGCGGATTTGATCAGTGTGCAGCAGGTTGCAGTTTTAGATATTGACCCAGGACAAACCGAATTTTCGGACCCCGGATGCATCTCCGTGACAATACATCGCAAGCCTGCATTTGGATCCATAAATTCATTAAAGGAACTGTCTCAAAAGAGCGAAATGCCAGTTCCAGACATACAGGAATTTGTTGGATTTACAAGCCCACAAGTACAACCTCAAAGCTTCTTTAGGAAACTGAAGAGACTCATAGACAATTTGCCAGCCGATTGTCCAGTTTTGGTGAATACTCCTGGCTGGATTAAAGGGTTTGGAGTTCAGATCTTCGAAGAGTTAACCAGAATGATGCATATAACACATCTCGTATTGTTTACAAACTCGGAAAGACCAGAGAACGACCAGTATCTTTTGGAAGGACTACAATATGACTATTTAATTCGTCTTCAAGGCTTCCATCTTCCCTCAAGTGTTCACACCATGAAGTACTCTTCTTCGCAGATACGAAATTTTAAGATCTTATCGTACTTCCACTACAGCATACACACACACCACTATGATTTCACACCTCTACTATCAGAATCACCATACAGGATACCTTACTCATCACTGGAATGTGGAACTCAGAAGCCACTTGCTTTCATCTCGCTTCTCGATGGAAACAGCAACGTGAATGCAGAGGATGTGGATGATTTTCTAGTTTTTCAGGTTGTGGGAATGTTCACAGCGACAAAAAGCCATTTCAGTGATCTCGTTAGTTCTTTGACAGACAGCGTGAGAAAAAGTGGCCGTTTGATACAGGCAAAGGGACTGCCTAATATAGCCGTTGAGTGCTCCCAACTCCTTGAAGGGGCAGATATGAAATACCATGGATTGGCGCTTATTCATTCGATAGACCGTCGGTCCAAATCGGTTAACATATACACGCCGATCGACCTATCGCATATTTCGGAGTTGGTGACAGAGCAAGATGAAAAGTTGGTGTTTGTGAAAGGAGGACTCAAGTATCCGGTTCAGGAAATATTCCCGGAAGCAATGTACAGGGAAGGTGATATTGATTGCAGCCGGATTGAAAGCGGCTGGATTCC CCGAATGGCGGCCAAACGGCATGATTTGGCTGGAGAGGCGGTCATGCCGTTGGCAGGTAAAGAATACGACCAAACAATGGCAGCTGGGGGcggaaataaaatttttatcgCGTGtaaaaatcaacaatgGGGGAGCCAGGCAAGATCTgggaaatatttcaagcgTTGGAGAAAACgggagaagaaaaatttcgCACCAGCAATTTGGTGA
- a CDS encoding uncharacterized protein (BUSCO:EOG09264IIZ): MGNNVSSGRKAPKITSQDKAILQLKIQRDKLRKTSIKVQTVIKRENEIARQCVRKGDKRRALLALKKRKYQENLLDTVGKQSDSLETLINTIEFKLIEKDVVYGLQEGNKVLKQLNTELSVDKVDKIMDETAEGVSYQEELSERLGELMPRALDAEVDEELERMEREEAEKTEEGSKNEAAKLGELPAAPSGELIDGGRKEEKERREKGEKPQAVPA, translated from the coding sequence ATGGGAAACAACGTGTCTAGTGGGAGGAAAGCACCGAAGATTACGTCACAGGATAAGGCAATTCTCCAATTGAAAATACAGAGAGATAAGTTGAGGAAGACAAGCATCAAGGTGCAAACGGTGatcaaaagagaaaatgaaatagcCCGGCAATGTGTTCGAAAAGGAGACAAGAGGAGGGCCCTTTTGGCGCTtaagaagaggaaatacCAGGAGAATTTGTTGGATACAGTTGGGAAGCAGTCGGATTCACTAGAGACTCTTATCAATACGATAGAGTTCAAACTCATAGAGAAGGATGTGGTGTATGGATTACAGGAGGGAAATAAGGTGTTGAAGCAGCTCAACACAGAGCTCTCGGTTGACAAAGTGGATAAGATCATGGATGAAACTGCAGAGGGTGTTAGTTATCAGGAGGAATTGAGTGAACGACTTGGAGAGTTGATGCCGAGGGCATTGGATGCCGAGGTGGATGAGGAGCTAGAAAGAATGGAGAGAGAGGAAGCGGAGAAGACGGAAGAGGGCAGTAAGAACGAGGCGGCAAAGCTTGGAGAGCTTCCTGCTGCACCATCTGGAGAATTGATAGATGGAGGGAGgaaagaggagaaagagaggaGGGAGAAGGGAGAGAAGCCACAGGCAGTGCCTGCATAG
- the HEM2 gene encoding Aminolevulinate dehydratase (BUSCO:EOG092630N3), translating into MPHTAEYLPARATNIPSILQGGYNTPLTRTWQHERQLSKNMFIYPLFVSDRPDEEVPIPSLPHINRYGVNKLIPYVAGLVKKGLRAVIIFGVLLDTKKDAEGTPADDPSGPVIQAVKALRKHFPDLFVMCDVCLCEYTSHGHCGILYEDGTINNEMSIRRIAAVAVNYAKAGAHCVAPSDMMDGRVKAIKEGLVDAGLAHKVFVMSYAAKFSGNLYGPFRDAAGSSPSHGDRKCYQLPSGGAGLARRAMKRDMSEGTDAIIVKPSTFYLDVVRDASNLCADYPVCAYHVSGEYAMLWAAAEKNVVDLKTIAFEAHYGFLRAGARLIISYFTPYFLDWLDEDEPIPM; encoded by the coding sequence ATGCCTCACACTGCAGAATACCTCCCAGCAAGGGCAACGAACATCCCATCGATTCTCCAAGGAGGATACAACACTCCGCTAACCAGAACATGGCAGCACGAGAGACAACTCTCGAAAAACATGTTTATTTATCCGTTGTTCGTGTCGGACCGGCCGGACGAGGAGGTTCCAATCCCATCCTTGCCCCACATCAACAGGTATGGCGTCAACAAGCTGATTCCATACGTGGCAGGCCTTGTTAAGAAAGGTCTCCGTGCAGTTATCATCTTTGGTGTTTTGTTGGACACCAAGAAAGATGCTGAGGGCACCCCTGCAGACGACCCGAGCGGACCCGTGATCCAGGCGGTGAAGGCCCTCAGAAAGCACTTCCCGGACCTCTTCGTGATGTGTGACGTGTGCTTGTGCGAGTACACCTCGCACGGACATTGTGGAATCCTATACGAGGACGGTACCATCAACAATGAGATGTCCATTCGCCGTATTGCCGCTGTTGCTGTCAACTATGCCAAGGCGGGAGCGCACTGTGTAGCTCCTTCAGACATGATGGATGGCCGGGTCAAAGCCATCAAGGAGGGTTTGGTGGATGCAGGTTTGGCACACAAGGTTTTCGTGATGTCGTACGCTGCCAAGTTTAGCGGCAACTTGTACGGCCCATTCCGGGATGCCGCCGGCTCCTCTCCCTCCCACGGGGACCGGAAGTGCTACCAGCTTCCTTCCGGCGGTGCAGGCTTGGCAAGAAGAGCCATGAAGAGAGACATGAGCGAGGGAACAGATGCCATAATCGTCAAACCTTCCACTTTCTACTTGGACGTTGTCCGGGATGCCTCCAACTTGTGTGCAGACTACCCGGTGTGTGCGTATCACGTGAGTGGCGAGTACGCGATGCTCTGGGCTGCCGCCGAGAAGAATGTCGTTGATTTGAAGACAATTGCCTTTGAGGCACACTACGGATTCCTCAGGGCCGGTGCCAGGCTCATTATCTCCTACTTCACGCCTTACTTCCTTGACTGGCTTGACGAGGACGAGCCCATTCCTATGTGA